One Roseimicrobium gellanilyticum DNA window includes the following coding sequences:
- a CDS encoding RHS repeat-associated core domain-containing protein: MVPVNPSMPSKGFILTTYDATNTNPQSGTPLLLDSALIISQVTVQKVTTTVGSIDIDGVKVTTIQRDQEPEEYVLYAAPDNGGAAGVWKYIRGLDGESVTDTGYVTPPGGGEEVRTVTTEKLKIDANGNELLIGKRKEIYKRIDSAEKLIRTEEGVAGDRVTYYSYYDDENLPDTVQGQLHIQLNPDGSWARYFYNADDGSISQTWTPWMDAGASTIAGIAEIPASQCQVEEVQTLDFPVETTTKITRIKGITVSRTVITKSQAHDGATGQAVDEIRTQKFSGSGELVSDTSSGNLQVGGAQVYFVEASGARTTYRSQILGGVRNITTTQGTVTYPFGVPGKSLQTLVQLNAQGSMSLERTNVSTGGDGHETASVRTYSYGNSGPGSTTITEYLDGIAERVSSQNISGVSTETDAAGVVKTTTTDAATGTSTMTLGTLSTIHSIHARPAGSGGATPPGYLERVQRSAAGQTRTDAETQVDEYGETVVSTDHLGRTSQYTYGLTPEGGRLVTETMPGGLTQIIASYRDGQPKSITGTGVMAEYYTYEVNNRGELLTTVHIGSANSPRWRRVASDGTGRVLREESPAVGGSGVLVTQHVYNGKGQRIKTIRPGLAAAIFEYDEMDQLYREGVDLNGDGVLNLTGASVEPVTEYETVYEKVNGYWWEVSRTRVHTGDGADGMSWRQREERRVLGLGPNEIRISYDESGASTVSTVAYDPAPSSQKRFTSTFVQRYGKTATSLRTETNGLLTSETSLEWNNVTSTRTYDAFRRVVTESGPEGTLTYTYDGTYDRIASITRQTGSTNRVTSYTYYGSNSIGAGRVQSVTAPCSSLSPTATATTYSEYDGLGNLTGQWGAGTYPVRYLHNEYGDFIKMWTYRTDTALSGAKPWVDNDYTPSPSASLTTWNYDAATGLLLNKRDSNNQGPSFTYKPSGLLETRTWARTVGMAPLVTSYAYDGAGRLTAKDYSDSTPDVSYGYYRDGTLRQVTDAAGTHLWDLLSTGAKREEFSPATRTWDGLSHIGKPTRESIGGTGWLAGMVVEQPVDRFGNKLRFQGSFVPAGVSAPAVMLPGTFYQHQDFETGQMVSIQYRMAGVPEMDFTRTTSYDGGSNRKKIRYTRAFESNTSFTSTTEIDPELGIVRASHAYEGTAPFQSRELSGSGVNAVDPDVTTWPTVVAAHGRWAYAHDARGQITEAVKSAATTSGGSTLATLTGWSSAYAYDDIGNRLQHTYGTAPFGAGQVDTVGYTSNARNQYTELANARKVHVSGAAPTDTALEINGVAANRHGIHYVGSITASGTGAKWEAVEIEASRTVGGIPYTSTHEGHVYVPPVTEALSYDADGNLTSDGRWNYTWDGENRLVGMTTHAAAVLAGVPHQALEFGYDYMSRRVRKKVSRYETAESTWRTASDLRFIYEGWNLMAEVEMMEERPPGATGEPGVEPHLVRSYVWGPDVSGTWEGAGGVGGLLGVVRHQQRSGVASAYMATWDLNGNVIGLVGTNGRVALYDYDAFGQVVRVNEPEPELCPIRFSTKYADAETGLSYYGYRCYDPVRGRWLSRDPINEHGGLNLYGMVENDLVHFIDPFGLKCFMTPDKVVQRSYKRKGSSAADVLSGAYKDPNDDSNWAGQTQLELLGVITTQLSGALQWRVGGADPHLIEPKDYLARPNTEYETVYLALAVASDRKEENATATVLSQFVRIQCDKNGKVKVTQEPRNVWQRPSVASADVGKREPGLAAILNVKQLEKSVQVDYYGDGGYNDNDPLTAFDGFVPKGMEIQDHVGNQEKKTKGLKVGTYVSGPGFHDNLAKTGVPPEMLWHTPAKRNNRGELIQPQPTYHTDHYRGPRVNGRWLMPRISFTFTIR, from the coding sequence ATGGTTCCGGTGAACCCTTCAATGCCCAGCAAGGGATTCATTCTCACCACCTACGACGCCACCAATACCAACCCCCAATCGGGCACACCGCTTTTGTTGGATTCAGCCCTGATCATCTCGCAAGTAACTGTGCAAAAGGTGACTACGACCGTTGGCTCTATAGACATCGATGGAGTCAAGGTAACCACCATCCAGCGCGACCAGGAGCCCGAAGAGTACGTCCTGTATGCCGCTCCAGACAATGGCGGGGCCGCTGGAGTCTGGAAATACATTCGCGGGTTGGACGGGGAGTCTGTCACGGACACCGGTTACGTGACACCCCCTGGCGGTGGGGAGGAGGTGCGCACCGTTACCACGGAGAAGCTCAAGATTGATGCCAACGGGAATGAACTCCTCATCGGAAAACGCAAAGAAATCTACAAGCGGATCGACAGTGCGGAGAAACTCATCCGGACAGAGGAAGGCGTCGCAGGGGATCGCGTCACCTACTACTCCTACTATGATGACGAAAATCTGCCAGATACAGTACAGGGACAGTTGCACATCCAGTTGAACCCGGATGGCTCTTGGGCGCGGTATTTCTACAATGCAGACGACGGTTCCATCAGCCAGACATGGACCCCTTGGATGGACGCAGGTGCCTCGACAATTGCCGGCATTGCAGAGATTCCCGCCAGCCAGTGTCAAGTAGAGGAAGTCCAGACCCTGGATTTCCCTGTGGAGACCACTACCAAAATTACTCGCATCAAAGGCATCACTGTGTCTCGAACGGTTATCACGAAGAGCCAGGCGCATGACGGTGCGACAGGGCAGGCAGTGGACGAGATTCGCACGCAGAAGTTTTCCGGCAGTGGTGAACTCGTCTCGGACACGAGCTCAGGAAATTTGCAAGTTGGAGGGGCGCAAGTGTATTTCGTCGAGGCGAGCGGCGCACGAACTACGTACCGATCGCAGATCCTTGGAGGCGTGCGCAACATCACCACCACTCAGGGAACGGTGACGTATCCTTTCGGCGTGCCGGGCAAGAGCCTCCAGACCCTGGTACAGCTCAACGCTCAGGGCTCGATGTCTTTGGAAAGGACGAATGTTTCCACCGGGGGTGACGGTCATGAGACCGCGTCCGTGCGCACCTACAGCTACGGTAACAGCGGGCCGGGGTCCACGACAATTACGGAGTATCTGGACGGCATCGCGGAACGCGTTTCCTCCCAGAACATATCCGGGGTTAGCACGGAAACGGATGCAGCAGGTGTTGTTAAAACGACGACCACGGACGCAGCCACCGGAACCAGCACGATGACCTTGGGCACCCTCTCAACCATCCATAGCATCCATGCACGTCCTGCGGGTAGCGGAGGAGCGACGCCTCCCGGCTATCTGGAGCGCGTGCAGCGCAGTGCGGCTGGACAGACACGTACGGATGCTGAAACGCAGGTGGACGAATATGGCGAAACCGTAGTGAGCACAGACCATCTGGGACGCACGAGTCAATATACCTATGGTCTTACTCCGGAAGGCGGCCGGCTGGTCACCGAAACCATGCCCGGAGGCTTGACACAGATCATCGCTTCCTACCGGGACGGACAACCCAAAAGCATTACGGGCACCGGTGTGATGGCGGAATACTACACCTATGAAGTCAACAATCGTGGTGAACTGTTAACGACGGTCCACATCGGCAGCGCCAATTCGCCGCGCTGGCGTCGCGTTGCCAGCGACGGGACCGGACGTGTGCTGCGTGAAGAGAGCCCAGCGGTGGGCGGCTCGGGCGTACTAGTGACCCAGCACGTGTACAACGGCAAAGGCCAGCGCATTAAGACAATCCGCCCTGGTCTTGCAGCAGCGATTTTTGAGTATGACGAAATGGACCAGTTGTATCGTGAAGGAGTGGACCTCAATGGAGACGGCGTGCTGAATCTCACAGGTGCCTCTGTGGAACCGGTCACCGAATATGAGACCGTCTATGAGAAGGTGAACGGGTACTGGTGGGAGGTAAGCCGCACACGCGTACACACGGGAGATGGGGCTGATGGAATGTCCTGGCGGCAGCGGGAAGAGCGGCGGGTGCTGGGCTTGGGGCCCAACGAGATCAGGATCTCCTATGATGAAAGCGGGGCCAGCACGGTAAGCACGGTGGCGTATGACCCGGCGCCTTCCTCCCAAAAACGCTTCACCTCAACGTTTGTGCAGCGCTACGGTAAAACAGCCACTTCCTTGCGCACAGAAACCAATGGTCTGCTGACTTCAGAGACCTCCCTGGAGTGGAACAACGTGACGAGCACTCGAACATATGATGCTTTCCGCCGCGTGGTCACCGAAAGCGGACCGGAGGGGACGCTCACTTATACGTATGATGGCACCTACGATCGCATCGCTTCGATCACTCGTCAGACAGGCTCCACCAATCGCGTGACGAGCTACACCTACTACGGAAGTAACTCCATAGGTGCGGGAAGGGTGCAGAGCGTCACGGCTCCCTGCTCAAGCTTGAGTCCCACGGCGACGGCGACTACTTATTCTGAGTACGACGGCCTCGGTAACCTGACAGGTCAGTGGGGCGCCGGAACCTATCCGGTGCGGTATTTGCACAACGAGTATGGCGACTTCATCAAGATGTGGACGTATCGCACGGATACAGCGCTCAGCGGTGCCAAGCCATGGGTGGACAACGACTACACACCCAGTCCTTCCGCATCGCTGACGACATGGAACTACGATGCGGCCACAGGGTTACTGCTCAACAAACGGGATTCCAACAATCAAGGGCCATCCTTTACGTACAAGCCCTCCGGCCTGCTGGAGACGCGCACTTGGGCGCGTACAGTGGGAATGGCTCCGCTGGTCACCAGTTATGCCTATGATGGTGCCGGGCGGCTCACTGCCAAGGACTACTCAGATAGTACGCCGGATGTGAGCTACGGCTACTATAGAGATGGCACACTGCGGCAGGTGACCGATGCGGCAGGCACGCACCTGTGGGATCTCCTTTCGACAGGGGCCAAGCGTGAGGAGTTTTCCCCGGCTACACGCACTTGGGATGGGTTGTCGCACATCGGGAAGCCCACCCGGGAAAGCATCGGAGGCACGGGCTGGCTGGCCGGCATGGTCGTGGAGCAGCCGGTGGATCGATTCGGGAACAAGCTGCGATTTCAGGGAAGTTTCGTGCCTGCAGGTGTAAGTGCTCCGGCTGTCATGTTGCCGGGCACCTTCTACCAGCATCAGGACTTCGAAACTGGCCAGATGGTGTCCATTCAATACCGGATGGCCGGTGTGCCCGAAATGGACTTCACGCGGACCACCAGCTATGATGGTGGTTCCAACCGCAAAAAGATCAGGTATACTCGTGCCTTTGAGTCGAACACGAGCTTCACGAGTACCACTGAGATAGATCCAGAACTCGGCATTGTGAGGGCCTCTCATGCATACGAGGGTACAGCGCCATTTCAGTCGCGTGAGTTGAGTGGCAGCGGCGTCAATGCGGTCGACCCGGACGTTACCACATGGCCTACGGTGGTTGCGGCGCACGGCAGATGGGCTTACGCTCATGATGCCAGAGGCCAGATCACCGAAGCCGTGAAGAGCGCAGCCACTACTTCCGGAGGCAGCACGCTGGCCACCCTGACCGGGTGGAGCAGCGCGTATGCGTATGATGATATCGGCAACCGGTTGCAGCACACCTATGGCACCGCTCCTTTTGGCGCAGGCCAGGTGGATACGGTGGGATACACCAGCAATGCGCGAAATCAGTACACCGAGCTGGCCAATGCCCGCAAAGTACACGTGAGCGGGGCAGCACCAACTGACACGGCCTTGGAGATCAATGGCGTTGCGGCGAACCGGCACGGCATCCACTACGTGGGATCGATCACTGCCTCTGGTACGGGGGCGAAGTGGGAGGCAGTGGAGATTGAAGCCAGCCGGACCGTGGGTGGAATTCCGTACACCAGCACGCACGAGGGGCATGTCTACGTCCCCCCAGTGACAGAAGCCCTGAGCTACGACGCGGATGGCAATCTGACCAGTGATGGAAGGTGGAACTACACCTGGGATGGAGAAAACAGGCTTGTGGGAATGACCACTCATGCGGCAGCGGTGCTGGCCGGCGTGCCTCACCAGGCGCTAGAGTTTGGATATGATTACATGAGCCGTCGTGTTCGCAAAAAAGTGAGCCGGTATGAAACGGCAGAGAGCACTTGGCGCACCGCATCAGATCTGCGCTTCATCTACGAAGGATGGAACCTCATGGCAGAGGTGGAAATGATGGAGGAGCGCCCGCCCGGTGCCACCGGCGAGCCTGGAGTGGAGCCGCATTTGGTGCGCAGTTATGTGTGGGGTCCGGACGTCAGCGGCACTTGGGAAGGGGCCGGCGGTGTGGGCGGTCTCTTGGGCGTGGTGCGGCACCAGCAACGTAGCGGAGTCGCTTCAGCCTATATGGCCACATGGGACCTGAACGGCAATGTGATTGGCCTGGTAGGCACCAACGGTCGTGTGGCATTGTACGACTATGACGCCTTCGGCCAGGTGGTCCGAGTGAACGAACCCGAACCAGAGCTTTGCCCAATTCGGTTTAGCACGAAGTATGCGGATGCCGAGACCGGGCTAAGTTACTACGGATATCGGTGTTATGATCCCGTAAGGGGCAGGTGGCTGAGTAGGGACCCCATTAATGAACATGGAGGGCTCAACCTCTATGGAATGGTGGAAAATGATCTGGTTCACTTCATTGATCCGTTCGGCTTGAAGTGCTTTATGACGCCTGACAAAGTGGTCCAACGCTCTTACAAACGCAAAGGAAGCTCTGCCGCCGACGTTCTTTCAGGCGCTTATAAAGACCCTAATGATGATTCAAACTGGGCGGGACAGACACAACTTGAACTTCTCGGAGTTATCACAACGCAGCTGTCGGGAGCGTTGCAATGGCGGGTGGGAGGTGCCGACCCGCATCTGATTGAGCCGAAGGATTATTTGGCAAGGCCCAACACGGAGTACGAAACTGTATACTTGGCATTGGCTGTGGCTTCGGATAGGAAAGAAGAAAATGCGACTGCCACGGTGCTATCTCAGTTTGTGCGGATTCAATGCGACAAAAATGGCAAAGTGAAGGTTACTCAAGAACCGCGCAACGTCTGGCAACGCCCCTCCGTTGCCTCTGCTGATGTAGGCAAGCGAGAACCTGGATTGGCAGCGATTCTCAACGTAAAGCAATTGGAAAAATCTGTTCAAGTAGACTATTATGGAGATGGTGGATATAACGACAACGATCCACTCACCGCCTTTGACGGTTTTGTTCCTAAAGGAATGGAAATTCAAGATCACGTAGGTAACCAAGAAAAGAAGACAAAGGGCCTCAAGGTCGGCACGTATGTCTCGGGTCCCGGCTTTCATGACAACCTGGCAAAAACTGGAGTCCCTCCTGAAATGTTGTGGCATACCCCTGCGAAGCGTAACAACCGTGGCGAACTCATCCAGCCGCAGCCGACATACCACACGGATCATTACAGAGGACCGCGTGTTAATGGACGCTGGCTGATGCCTCGCATCAGCTTTACCTTTACAATACGTTAG